The Primulina tabacum isolate GXHZ01 chromosome 1, ASM2559414v2, whole genome shotgun sequence genome contains the following window.
cgatattatatcggtgtggatagaattagagttccttctattactggtgatcgataccatatcggtgtggatagaatcagacctttttctatttctggtgatcgataccttatcgacgtggatagaactggagtcttttctattactgttggtcgatataggaatgccaacttctgaaaatcgggatccctatactaggattgagtctagtctaaattgtgtagctacgagtattgtcgacagtctgatattgattatttttcagattttgatacatattgctgttatctgttacatgctttatatttggttatatgattgcatgtttcgttgatttatactgggattatattctcaccggaattatccggctgttgtcttgtttgtatgtgtatatgacaacaggtgggacaggatcagggtccaggagatgaggagagatcgtgatagagtggagactttcggactttgatgtatatagggttttggcacttgataattagatattgaaccttagttttactgatttgtagacggtacaggacttgtactttattttatacttgagttgtatattagtttgatgtcactacgttccgcattatttaaaaaaaaaatttagaccctgtttattataattgattaattagtcccaatgatgattaagaacatgattagcgtccgggtccccacaggtaCAACCTTCTGTTGCCCCGAAATATGAAAACCAACTCGTGACCGTGCTAAAAACTGGCATGTTATGTTTATCTTTTCGCTTTTTGTTCATATTCTGAATTCTGGTCATCTATTAGCATCTTGTCAGTTATTGTAACCAAAATTTGAAGTTTCACAGATTCTTGATTGTGAAATCGGGATTGTCACAGGACAATATATCTTTATCCCTTACAGACCCCTTCTTTGAGCTCTCATCACCTTGTGCATGGTATGTGGGGCGAGCAAGAATATATTATTGCCTCAAATTATATAGCCTTATGGGGCGAACGAAATCTTATAAACGTCTATACGTGTAATGCTCGAGAATTAATCACTGTAATTAatgatgatttatttataattttatgtgattatgaaaggattaaccgagacacgatttgaagtaacgtgtgaaaatgtatgtgcgaggacagtaccgtCGGcggcacatgcgcgacatgagacgcacacatgcgcgaattgaacagaaggtctcgcgcatatgcgcgacaggaaggcgcgcatatgcgcgagctgtgtgaaGGTTCGATCACAACCCCAGagagtctcgtgcatatgcgcggaaggtgtcgcgcatatgcgcgagctgccgagaagaaatgtgcgaagaccagaaggtctcgcgcatatgcgccgatttaggtcgcgcatatgcgcgagacgtgttgcacgtAGAGTGAGCCATTTGCCTTGATGCATgttacgtatatatatatatatatatataagcaaatACGTAAAACTTCAGAAACGAGAAATCGAAGGGGAACTTTGGGAGAAAAATTGTCCTTGAATCTTAGGATCGCGATTAtgtaaaatccgtccgtctgattttgaatctgacttcggtactgtgttcatatcaacgcagactacaactggacgtaagttttactacgttttgacatgttttgaaatatgatattgtcagaattgcatggaattcatatatgatgttctggacatgttagacatcatagaatcgaagtcagattaagaaacggattgattatggaattgttatgtttttctgaagttaattgactgagatatgatatcagattgtattggtatcggttattagttgagggaattattatctggtgatgttatattgaccgggatatcgggattgtgcggttataccgttgattttgaattattgatcagattggaaTTGGTTTGAGCGGTatattaatatgatattattgatattgacatTGCCAGATCGAGGGATTAACAGAGTTTGAATTCCTGACCgaaactacaaacgaaaggtataagtcaatgtggtatcgggagatcgacttaagtcggtttagacttgagtttccctaagtcacatactttactttattgcactgatatttgcattgatttgattgatgtacttgttttcttgatttatagataacaggtattagacgagtaatcttgtgacaaaagtgcctgatagtggcgggatcgccacgggcacattgcacgatgtcacaagatagtgtatgggcgatagtgccaaagtctttcaccggatgattggctatcgatgtggatagaaatgtggcttcttctattactggtgatcggtactgtatcgatgtggatagagtCGTAACTCTtatattactgatgatcgatatcatatcgatgtggatagaatcgaagtttcttctattactggtgatcgatactatatcgatgtggatagaatctgagcttcttctattactggtgatcgacaccctatcgacgtggatagaactggagtcttttctattacactgttggtcgatatgggaatgctaacttctggaaaccgggatccctagactaggattgagtctagtctgaattgtagagttacgagtattgtcgacagtctgatattgattatgtttcagattttgatacatattactgttatctgttacatgctttatatttgtttatatgattgcatgtttcgttgatttatacttggattatattctcaccgaaattatccggctgttgtcttgtttgtatgtgtacatgacaacaggtgggacaggatcagggtccaggagatgaggagagatcgtgatagagtggagacttcggactttgatgtatatagggttttggcacttgataattagatgttgaaccttagttttattgatttgtagacggtacaggacttgtactttattttatactgagttgtatattagtttgatttcactacattccgcattaaaaagaaaaaaaaaattttatgaccctaattacttgattagtaaattgatcctgatgacgattaagaactgattagcgtccgggtccccacaatacgAGTGATCAAAAAATTGTTAAACTAAATTAACCGGTGCAATTGAGTTACTTTGGAAGTTTGATTCCTTACTTATAACAttctttttataatataaaaaaaatatgttataaTTGGTTTATTAGGCTTGATTTCGGTTGTTATTATATAAATTcggttattttaaaataaacctgtttttgtatataaaaaatataatattattattttataaaataaacacatacatgtgtatatataaatacaCACAATTGAAACTACATGCAACcgaaatatcataattttttttaaaatatatactaCATAGTTGAAAGTAAAAATACATTTcttttcaataaataaataaatttaattcggtttttcaaaataaacctgtttttgtaaataaaaatatatatattattgttaattaataatttttaaaataaatacatacatgtatatgtatatatatatatatatacacccaATTGAAATTACATGCAACcgaaatatcataatttcttattttttcGAAAAAATTAGACTACATAGTTGAAAGTAAAAATACAtgtattttcaataaataaaataatttaaatttccaTTGgcaaattaattttgtttatattatatTCTAATTTTACACTGGGACTTGTGCTAATATTTTTGACCCATTATTATCCTATCATTGTCTTGAGACTTTATAAACATGCGTCTTCTCAACCTCAAAACACACATCTTTTCATTTCTTCCCCTTACTGTCGGCCGCTTTCGTGTTGTCTTCTACGCCAATCCATCACTGCGCGCATCATATTATTTGCCGATATCAAACCCTCATCAATGTCTAATTTTTAGATCGACACTAAAAATATCTCTTCGTTTCTCAGAAACTGGCTTGACCCATGGGTACCATGGATAAAAAGAAGCAAAATAGTAAAAGAAGCAAGACGAAGAGTTATAGGAAGAAAAGCGGTGCGTGTTGTCTTGCTCTATTGTTTACATCCAACATGTGCtttcttctgaaattttttaaagttaatttagttttatttagcttaatttaagtttgtttatttaatttaaatttataaacgTTATAACAAAAACATTGCTGAAACGATGGGAACGAAAGTGAGACATACATTCCGAAATGATGACAACGAATCCGAGAGACAAAATTAAGTCATATTCAATCATtagataatataataaataacatATCAACCTAAgttattttcaatatttcttTCGTTcaggagaaaaaaaaaagagtctgGACTTTGGCCAAAATGGAAATGGAAAATTCTGTTATTGATCCTATCAATTCACTTCAAGCATACCAGaaaaatttcataattaaattaatggTTCTTCAACAAGGAAATCAAACCTCCACAAGACAAGTTTCAACAACAATCCGGAAGATGTTATTCATGGATGAAGAAGTGAGTTTTCAGATAAATAGTGAAAGCAAAACAAATTCATACCAAAAAATTACTATGTCATTCTCCTTACAAAATTGTTCTGTcttttgtttatatgaaaaatttacagaaaaatataatattctaatTATTGGTTGTATTATCTTCTAATACTGATTTGCTTGTGCTTTCTGACTGAAGGGTACATTGATTCATGGTATAATGTTTTCAAACATAATTCAACTATTTGAAGATCAAATGAGGATCAACAAGACTTATATTATCGAGGACTCGATTGTCCAACCGATAAACAAAAAGTACCCAAATGGGAATAAAAACATTGAATTGCTGCTGCACAAAGGGAAAATATGACAATATTCAGAGAGGCACAACAACAATTAACACATGACAACTTGAACTTTGACTTTAAAGAGTTTGCTTATGTGAATGCAGATCCAGTCACTGATAATGAGCATGGTAAATGTTGCTACAGTTCTTTTACATTTATAAggaaaatgatatatttttttaacgtCTGACTTGTTTTGTACAAATGTTATTGGAATTCCGATGAAAGTTCAACAAGTTAATCGTTTTGAGAGAAATGACAAGCTCAGCTTTGGTTATAGAAGGGAAGTAATTCTCATTAACACAATGTAAGTTTGTAAAATAAAATCACCTAATTCGACATTTATTTTAGTAACTTGTTTCTTGCAGGCTACAAACTATCACAATAAACTTATGGGACGATCTCGCTCTAAATGAAGGACAACTTCTGAAAGAAAATTGTATTAAAAACTCAATTGTGTCCTTCTACAATCTTAAAATGAGTACATATCATAGTAttgtcataaaatatttataatttacttGTGTTATATTCATGAATAATTTGGGCCATCATCTTCTTAATAAACTAGGATTTCCTCAGTTGCAGTCAACATTTACAACGGGAATGCTGCAAAACCCAAAATGTAACGAAACAGAAAGAATAAACTTATGGTACGTACAAGATCCTCATTCTTTTTGCATTAAGAGTTATTTTCTGGTATTAAACAGATTTATTTGGCATAGGTTGGAACATATTGTGGGAAAACGAAGTTTGAATAGACTATGGGTGGCGAAATCAATAAAAGAATGTGAGGAAATCAAACTAGAGCAATTGATGGATAAGAAAATTACTTTGAAGAATGTACAAGCAATATTACAACTTGGTATATGGTTTCCAAAACAAATTTACATAAGATGATGTtactaaatataatataaatatgtacATGTAAATGATATTatgtaatacaaataaatattaaagtttTATTCTTTTCTCACAGGACATGCATTACTGGTTTAAGGCAACTATATGTGAGATTGAGAATAAATCAAAACCATGGTATGAAGCTTGTGCCAGTTGTCTCAAAGAAATCATCAAAACAACGAAAGGAATAAGTTGTTCAAATTGCACAAAACAACATGTTCAAATTATTCAAAGGTATGAATCATATTCTCATATGTTGTAGTGATGTTAAAAAATTCTACTAATACTTTGATGCCACGTGAATTTCAATAGGTATCGTTTAAGGATGACAGTGCGAGATAATGACACATCAGCAAGACTTACATTATTTGAAGATGTTGCCTCAGATTTATTGGTTGCTCAGTGAATGAATATGTTGAATTACTCAATAAGGTATACATAATTGTAATTGAAAATCCTATTGTCAAGTTTCCAAATGCTTATTATTAAACTTCCAATTGAAACTATATAATAACAGGAACTGGTTGAGAAAAAATTTTCCTTTGTTCTTGACAACTCAATCAAAGAAGAGCATGTGTTTCTTTTCAAGATGGATCAAGAAATTGTTAAACAGAAAAGGAACTGTCTATAGTAGTGGAAGGCTTCCAAAGGTCGTTCTTAGATATCTTCAACACCAAACAGCCTGGAAAAGAAATGACGGCAGCCAGTTTCCAGGATCgcaaaaggaaaaaaaacttATTCATCAAAAACTACAACTATATTAGATGACGTACAAGTATCAAAGCATGCAAAAGATGGAAGTTTTGAAATCGATGTTGACAAGAAAATTGCTGCATTTACTCAAAGAAGGAGACGTGTATTGAAGCAGAAGTTAAACTGATCTGCTTGAAAAAAAATCTATATCGATAGTGATTAGCTTATAAGAGGAAAAATATAGAATAGTTCTTAATTATTTGGCATCATTAGTATTATATGAATGCTCCCTTTTAAACAAATTTGGTGTATTTTCACATTAGTAGTATTACATCGATTATTCTATACAAAAATATTGGTTTTTTTCATCTGTCTTTCTTCATATATTATTACTCACGTGCAACGCACATGCATTTTCCTAGTCATTTAAAATACcacaatcctaacttaaaataaaatactacattttaaaattgccaaaatcgtcgccggcctcttttcctcgatcccgcgtcgaataatcgcctgaaacataaaactcaagaaagcATTTTAATGTGTatcacataaaaataaataatttaaaatgatacaATTAAAAAGATTACgcatcgctataaatcattttaaacttaaataaacaatttgacaatttaataaattcatgagttttacgtgtactgaatttgggctctgcagttcctcccccacttaaataaatttcgtgcTCGAAATTAtgtcttaccaaacagttccagTTTGCGATTCCTCATATctgtctcggtctcccaagtttcccctccactgattgatttagccacggAACTTTGACTAGCTTGGTTACTTTGTTtcgaagtctacgctcctgtctgtctaggatttggataggtctttcctcatacgacagatctggagccaactgcaatgactcaaaactcaaaacatgcgaaggattcgctagGTAATTTCTcaacatcgagacgtggaacacattgtgtataCCAGCAAAATGCGGCGGTAAAGCAAtatgataagctagtgtcccaaccctgtcaagaatctcgaacggtccaatgaatctcggactaagcttgcctctattcccaaacctcatgacacccttcataggtacTATCTTTATAAAAACCTGATCACCTACGGAaaactcaagatcccttcttctcttgtcagtataactcttttgacgactctcgacggtcttcatcctgtctcggatcttgaccaccacatctgcagtttgctgaacaatctctggaccaagttgtgatctctcaccgacttcatcccaaagaatcggcgatctgcacttcctcccatacaatgcctcgtagggagccatacctatagatgattagAAGCTGTTGTTGTCTgtaaactccacaagaggtagcttcgattcccaattctcatggaaatcaatcacacaagccctcaacaaatcctccaaaatctgaatcactcgctcagactggccatctgtctgagggtagAAAGGTGTACTGAATAGCTATTTTATCCCCATGGCTGcagtgcaaactcttccagaaggaagatgtaaacctcgggtccctgtcggacactatagaaactgggat
Protein-coding sequences here:
- the LOC142544235 gene encoding uncharacterized protein LOC142544235 isoform X2; this translates as MGTMDKKKQNSKRSKTKSYRKKSGFPQLQSTFTTGMLQNPKCNETERINLWLEHIVGKRSLNRLWVAKSIKECEEIKLEQLMDKKITLKNDMHYWFKATICEIENKSKPWYEACASCLKEIIKTTKGISCSNCTKQHVQIIQRYRLRMTVRDNDTSARLTLFEDVASDLLVAQ
- the LOC142544235 gene encoding replication protein A 70 kDa DNA-binding subunit B-like isoform X1 — its product is MKVQQVNRFERNDKLSFGYRREVILINTMLQTITINLWDDLALNEGQLLKENCIKNSIVSFYNLKMSTYHRFPQLQSTFTTGMLQNPKCNETERINLWLEHIVGKRSLNRLWVAKSIKECEEIKLEQLMDKKITLKNDMHYWFKATICEIENKSKPWYEACASCLKEIIKTTKGISCSNCTKQHVQIIQRYRLRMTVRDNDTSARLTLFEDVASDLLVAQ